The proteins below are encoded in one region of Silene latifolia isolate original U9 population chromosome 2, ASM4854445v1, whole genome shotgun sequence:
- the LOC141641591 gene encoding uncharacterized protein LOC141641591 produces MPEDEHSVNSVTPAAYEVFDDPLYISPSDQPSLRLSEVKFNGEHFLNWKREVYQALLAKNKEEPQISETVKYASSAKELWSEILERYGPTSGLEIYQLKKDFGQISQENTSLIEYHSKLKQAWEDLDAIDLIPYCTCGAMNACSCQMLRRVVDRETNSKLIHFLMGLNNAFETVRTTVLSMEPLPPLNRALGLLQNIEKQRQISETAGVHTEAGAYASATSSDVSQGDWKRQKLDAPKMDATGDKPVKFCTHCKRGGHNLSECFHFIPCAHCGKKGHHVSNCFIRLRSLNGGSARGRGRSHHNSGRANVYHRKANNADSLDFAENPLEISPADHVPAPATQAQVQGVDPALMDGIMKNVMQLVLLHIHMVKYISWIVDTGASDHMTSNEGILHDIKLLSRPIMIGLPDGTIKLVHKMGNVSLNPNIHLKNVLVVPDFKQNLLSGLSSKVSLDLALKKRGLYWFEPHLKLKEQESTLQLASLLQRSSVVDRCPESSSNVCNKECNLELFHSRLGHGSVDKLRSSSHAQKIFELVHLDLWGLYRTANKNRCKCKIQTFRSDNGTKFFQEHCFQIFQRHGIVHQRSIVGRPQQNGHVERKHRHLIETARALRLHANLPIKFWGDSILTATYLINKMPTAILGWKSPFEVLLGKQPTYSELRVFGCLCYGPVSKTNTSRDKFAAKGRKCVFIGYPYGQKGYTLYDLQQHVTFVARDVIFQEEVFPFKLQSSDSLESESRVDVFHDTIDENVISIRPTVHDTSSGTGISQSGSQLQTDSLFIQASLNQQQNQISPSVQDNVAIQPPPERQPNVTGQKPIGSRWVYNIKHKADGTVERLKQAKFATVRILLALAASKNWPLFQLDINNAFLHGFLDEVVYMVPPEGYDKASPGQVCELKRSLYGLKQASRQWNIELTKILQNHKFVQSKHNYSLFTRLNPETNKFTVALVYVDDVLLTGESVQEIDQLKKDLHTAFTIKDLGQMRYFLGLEIARNHTGLLVNQRKFTLDILKDMHMEDCIPAEFPMSKGLKLSTDTGELLDNPEQYRRLVGRLLYLNMTRPDNKECNLELFHSRLGHGSVDKLRHVMNFSHDMDFTCETCVISKFHVLPFNRSSSHAQKIFELVHLDLWGLYRTANKNRCKCKIQTFRSDNGTKFFQEHCFQIFQRHGIVHQRSIVGRPQQNGHVERKHRHLIETARALRLHANLPIKFWGDSILTATYLINKMPTAILGWKSPFEVLLGKQPTYSELRVFGCLCYGPVSKTNTSRDKFAAKGRKCVFIGYPYGQKGYTLYDLQQHVTFVARDVIFQEEVFPFKLQSSDSLESESRVDVFHDTIDENVISIRPTVHDTSSGWYISIWFST; encoded by the exons ATGCCTGAAGATGAGCATTCTGTTAATTCTGTTACTCCTGCTGCTTATGAGGTTTTTGATGATCCGTTGTATATTTCTCCTTCTGATCAGCCTAGTTTGCGTTTATCTGAGGTCAAATTTAATGGTGAACATTTTCTGAATTGGAAACGCGAAGTTTATCAAGCTTTACTTGCGAAAAATAAAGAAG AACCTCAAATTTCCGAGACTGTGAAATATGCTAGTAGTGCAAAAGAGTTATGGAGTGAAATCTTGGAAAGGTATGGTCCGACTAGTGGTTTAGAAATCTATCAGTTGAAGAAAGACTTCGGCCAAATTTCTCAAGAAAATACTAGTCTGATTGAGTATCATAGCAAACTGAAACAAGCATGGGAAGACCTTGATGCAATTGATCTTATTCCGTATTGTACATGTGGTGCTATGAATGCTTGTTCTTGTCAGATGCTTAGGAGAGTTGTGGATAGGGAGACGAATTCTAAATTGATTCACTTCTTGATGGGATTAAACAATGCTTTTGAAACTGTTAGGACTACAGTTTTGTCTATGGAGCCTTTACCTCCTTTGAATAGAGCTCTTGGTCTTTTGCAAAATATTGAGAAACAAAGACAGATTTCAGAGACTGCTGGTGTGCATACTGAAGCAGGTGCTTATGCATCAGCCACATCTTCTGATGTTTCCCAAGGAGATTGGAAGAGACAGAAGTTGGATGCACCAAAGATGGATGCAACAGGTGACAAGCCTGTTAAATTTTGCACTCACTGCAAGAGAGGTGGCCACAATCTTTCAGAGTGTTTTCATTTCATCCCTTGTGCCCATTGTGGTAAGAAAGGGCATCATGTTTCCAACTGTTTTATCAGGTTGAGGAGTCTTAATGGTGGGTCTGCAAGAGGTAGaggaaggtctcatcataatagTGGAAGGGCTAATGTTTATCATAGGAAAGCTAATAATGCAGATTCCTTGGATTTTGCTGAGAATCCACTTGAGATTTCTCCTGCAGATCATGTTCCTGCACCTGCTACTCAGGCACAGGTGCAAGGAGTTGATCCTGCTTTGATGGATGGTATCATGAAGAATGTTATGCA GCTTGTACTATTGCACATACATATGGTCAAGTATATATCTTGGATTGTAGATACTGGGGCTTCAGATCATATGACCTCTAATGAAGGCATATTACATGATATCAAGTTGTTAAGTAGGCCAATAATGATTGGATTGCCCGATGGCACAATTAAATTGGTACATAAGATGGGCAATGTCAGTCTTAATCCTAATATACACCTTAAAAATGTGTTGGTGGTACCTGATTTCAAGCAGAACTTGTTATCA GGCCTTTCCAGTAAGGTTTCCTTGGATTTAGCATTGAAGAAAAGAGGTTTATACTGGTTTGAGCCGCATCTCAAGCTTAAAGAGCAAGAGAGTACTCTTCAACTAGCTTCACTTTTACAACGATCATCTGTAGTAGATAGATGTCCAGAATCTTCTTCTAATGTTTGTAATAAAGAGTGTAACCTTGAATTGTTTCATTCTAGACTTGGTCATGGATCCGTGGACAAGTTAAG AAGTTCATCACATGCTCAAAAGATCTTTGAGTTGGTTCATCTGGATTTATGGGGTCTATACAGGACAGCTAATAAGAACAGGTGCAAA TGCAAGATACAGACATTCAGAAGTGACAATGGCACAAAATTCTTCCAAGAGCATTGTTTTCAGATCTTCCAAAGACATGGAATAGTTCATCAGAGAAGTATTGTTGGGAGACCTCAACAAAATGGCCATGTTGAAAGAAAACACAGGCATTTGATTGAAACAGCTAGGGCCTTAAGATTACATGCTAATCTTCCAATCAAGTTTTGGGGAGATAGTATTCTTACAGCAACTTATTTGATTAATAAGATGCCCACAGCTATTCTAGGTTGGAAATCTCCATTTGAAGTTCTGTTAGGAAAGCAACCTACTTATTCTGAATTAAGAGTATTTGGGTGTTTATGTTATGGTCCAGTGTCTAAGACTAATACTAGCAGGGACAAATTTGCAGCAAAAGGAAGAAAATGTGTCTTTATTGGTTATCCATATGGTCAGAAgggttatacattatatgacctCCAACAGCATGTTACTTTTGTTGCTAGGGATGTTATCTTTCAAGAAGAAGTATTTCCTTTTAAGCTACAATCATCAGACAGTCTTGAATCAGAATCTCGTGTGGATGTGTTTCATGATACTATAGATGAGAATGTTATTTCAATTAGACCAACTGTGCATGACACTTCATCAGGGACTGGTATATCTCAGTCTGGTTCTCAACTTCAGActgattcattattcattcaagCATCTTTGAATCAGCAACAAAATCAAATATCACCATCTGTTCAGGATAATGTGGCCATACAACCTCCTCCAGAACGGCAGCCAAATGTTACA GGTCAAAAGCCTATTGGTTCAAGATGGGTTTACAACATAAAACACAAAGCAGATGGTACTGTTGAACGTTTAAAGCAAG CCAAGTTTGCAACAGTCAGAATCCTACTTGCCTTAGCAGCATCTAAAAATTGGCCATTGTTCCAATTGGATATAAATAATGCTTTTCTTCACGGATTTCTGGATGAAGTAGTGTACATGGTACCTCCAGAAGGTTATGACAAGGCTAGTCCAGGGCAAGTGTGTGAATTAAAGAGATCTctatatggtttaaaacaggcttcGAGACAATGGAATATTGAGTTAACAAAAATTTTGCAAAATCACAAGTTTGTTCAATCAAAGCATAATTATTCTTTGTTCACAAGACTGAATCCAGAGACCAATAAGTTTACAGTTGCACTTGTTTATGTAGATGATGTTCTTCTCACAGGAGAATCAGTCCAAGAAATTGATCAGTTGAAGAAAGATTTACATACAGCATTCACAATCAAAGATCTTGGTCAAATGCGTTATTTCCTTGGTTTGGAAATTGCTAGGAATCATACAGGTTTGTTGGTAAATCAAAGAAAATTTACATTGGACATTCTGAAAGATATGCACATGGAGGATTGCATTCCTGCAGAGTTCCCTATGTCTAAAGGCTTGAAGTTGTCCACTGACACTGGTGAGTTGTTGGACAATCCTGAACAGTACAGACGTCTAGTTGGGAGGCTCTTGTACCTCAATATGACTAGACCAGATAATAAAGAGTGTAACCTTGAATTGTTTCATTCTAGACTTGGTCATGGATCCGTGGACAAGTTAAGGCATGTAATGAATTTTTCTCATGATATGGATTTTACTTGTGAGACATGTGTTATCTCTAAATTTCATGTTCTTCCATTCAATAGAAGTTCATCACATGCTCAAAAGATCTTTGAGTTGGTTCATCTGGATTTATGGGGTCTATACAGGACAGCTAATAAGAACAGGTGCAAA TGCAAGATACAGACATTCAGAAGTGACAATGGCACAAAATTCTTCCAAGAGCATTGTTTTCAGATCTTCCAAAGACATGGAATAGTTCATCAGAGAAGTATTGTTGGGAGACCTCAACAAAATGGCCATGTTGAAAGAAAACACAGGCATTTGATTGAAACAGCTAGGGCCTTAAGATTACATGCTAATCTTCCAATCAAGTTTTGGGGAGATAGTATTCTTACAGCAACTTATTTGATTAATAAGATGCCCACAGCTATTCTAGGTTGGAAATCTCCATTTGAAGTTCTGTTAGGAAAGCAACCTACTTATTCTGAATTAAGAGTATTTGGGTGTTTATGTTATGGTCCAGTGTCTAAGACTAATACTAGCAGGGACAAATTTGCAGCAAAAGGAAGAAAATGTGTCTTTATTGGTTATCCATATGGTCAGAAgggttatacattatatgacctCCAACAGCATGTTACTTTTGTTGCTAGGGATGTTATCTTTCAAGAAGAAGTATTTCCTTTTAAGCTACAATCATCAGACAGTCTTGAATCAGAATCTCGTGTGGATGTGTTTCATGATACTATAGATGAGAATGTTATTTCAATTAGACCAACTGTGCATGACACTTCATCGGGATGGTATATCTCGATCTGGTTCTCAACTTGa
- the LOC141643307 gene encoding uncharacterized protein LOC141643307, giving the protein MQINRRLIPSKLPTSLYYHHHHHNNHINCYNSINFTKNPRIFATFLVSLSISSTFTRRKTTMVTSINATATGGAFTTLAHRVTFEKEIKKSKFIAIASPIFNEVSAQSFLSEVRDNRASHNCWAYKIGDQYRSSDDGEPSGTAGKPMYSAIESSGIDRVMVVVIRHFGGIKLGTGGLVRAYGGVTSECLKNAPTRLVKSKVPMGVEVSFDLLGLLYHQLQSFQAEDVKQDYDTGKDSTTMVTFKVDFDKVESLEDAIKGSCGRDLELIKS; this is encoded by the exons ATGCAAATAAATCGCAGACTAATTCCATCAAAACTCCCAACATCCTTATACTATCACCACCATCATCATAATAATCATATTAATTGCTACAACTCCATTAATTTTACTAAAAACCCTCGAATATTTGCAACATTTCTTGTATCTTTATCAATATCATCAACCTTCACACGTCGTAAAACCACCATGGTTACCTCCATTAACGCCACTGCAACCGGTGGCGCGTTTACTACACTCGCCCATAGGGTTACCTTTGAGAAAGAGATTAAAAAGAGTAAATTTATCGCCATTGCTTCCCCcatttttaatgaagtttctgcTCAATCTTTTCTCTCCGAG GTTCGAGATAACCGCGCTTCACACAATTGCTGGGCTTATAAG ATTGGTGACCAGTATCGATCTAGTGATGATGGCGAACCCTCGGGCACTGCTGGCAAACCCATGTATTCCGCCATTGAATCTTCGGGTATTGATAGAGTCATGGTAGTTGTGATAAG GCATTTTGGTGGTATCAAACTAGGTACCGGAGGCCTTGTCAGGGCTTATGGAGGGGTCACTTCAGAATGCTTGAAAAACGCTCCAACCCGCTTGGTGAAATCTAAA GTTCCTATGGGCGTGGAAGTTTCATTTGATCTTCTGGGACTTCTGTACCATCAG CTACAATCATTCCAAGCTGAGGACGTCAAACAGGATTATGACACTGGTAAAGATAGTACAACAATGGTGACTTTCAAAGTTGATTTCGATAAAGTGGAAAGCCTAGAAGATGCTATTAAAGGAAGTTGTGGCAGAGATCTTGAGTTAATAAAGAGTTAA